The following proteins are co-located in the Phragmites australis chromosome 10, lpPhrAust1.1, whole genome shotgun sequence genome:
- the LOC133883503 gene encoding UDP-galactose/UDP-glucose transporter 3-like, with amino-acid sequence MVSARRGHGGGGNGAIRPRPRDGVAARVAVLGFCVAGIWSAYITQGVLQETLSTKRFGPEARRFEHLAFLNFAQNVVCFIWSFIMIKLWSGGSSSTGRAPLWKYWGVSITNTIGPTMGIEALKYISYPAQVLAKSSKMIPVMLMGTLLYGVKYTFPEYLCTFLVAGGVSSFALLKTSSKTIKKLANPNAPLGYTLCFLNLAFDGYTNSTQDLIKSRYPKTNPWDIMLGMNLWGTIYNAIIMFVAPLIFSNWPYANGFEAVKFCQENPEVAWDIFLFCLCGAVGQNFIFLTISRFGSLTNTTITTTRKFMSIVVSSVISGNPLSLKQWGSVVMVFSGLSIQIHLKWKRKKGRDHK; translated from the exons ATGGTCTCCGCCCGCAGgggccacggcggcggcggtaaCGGCGCCatccgcccccgcccccgcgaCGGCGTGGCGGCGCGCGTGGCCGTGCTCGGCTTCTGCGTCGCCGGGATCTGGTCCGCCTACATCACCCAGGGCGTCCTCCAGGAGACTCT GTCGACGAAGCGGTTCGGGCCGGAGGCGCGGCGGTTCGAGCACCTCGCGTTCCTCAACTTCGCGCAGAACGTCGTCTGCTTCATCTGGTCCTTCATAA TGATCAAGCTGTGGTCTGGTGGTAGTAGCTCCACCGGCCGCGCGCCATTGTGGAAGTACTGGGGCGTCAGCATCACCAACACCATCGGGCCGACTATGGGGATCGAGGCGCTCAAGTACATCAGCTACCCGGCTCAG GTGTTGGCAAAATCTTCTAAGATGATTCCAG TAATGCTGATGGGGACTCTACTCTATGGTGTGAAGTACACATTTCCAGAGTATCTTTGCACCTTTCTTGTTGCTGGTGGTGTATCGTCCTTTGCATTGTTGAAG ACAAGCTCCAAGACAATTAAGAAGCTCGCCAACCCTAATGCACCCCTTGGCTATACATTGTGCTTCCTCAACTTAGCTTTTGATGGGTACACTAACTCGACCCAAGATTTAATAAAGTCCAG gTACCCTAAGACTAATCCATGGGACATAATGCTTGGCATGAACCTCTGGGGGACCATATACAATGCTATAATTATGTTTGTTGCACCATTAATATTCAGTAATTGGCCATATGCCAACGGTTTTGAGGCAGTGAAATTTTGCCAGGAAAACCCAGAGGTGGCCTGGGATATTTTCCTGTTCTGCCTATGTGGTGCCGTGGGGCAGAATTTCATTTTCTTAACCATCAGCCGGTTTGGCTCTCTTACTAACACAACAATCACTACCACCCGCAAATTCATGAGCATCGTGGTTTCATCCGTCATCAGTGGCAACCCGTTGTCTTTGAAGCAATGGGGAAGTGTTGTGATGGTCTTCTCCGGCCTCTCTATCCAAATCCATCTCAAATGGAAGAGAAAGAAGGGCAGAGACCACAAGTAG